A single genomic interval of Hafnia alvei harbors:
- the menD gene encoding 2-succinyl-5-enolpyruvyl-6-hydroxy-3-cyclohexene-1-carboxylic-acid synthase, with amino-acid sequence MSTSVFNRHWAALLLEALTRHGVRHICIAPGSRSTPLTLAAAANSQLICHTHFDERGLGHLALGLAKASGEPVAVIVTSGTAVANLYPALIEAGLTGERLVMLTADRPPELIDCGANQAIRQNGIFASHPKQTLNLPRPTPDIPARWLASAIDSAMAQLSHGALHVNCPFAEPLYGDDDGSADAWSKTLGEWWQDPRPWLRETDLHARTAVKQPDWFYWRQKRGVILAGRMSAEEGDQVSQWAELLGWPLIGDVLSQSGQPLPCADLWLANPKAQALLEQAQVVIQFGSSLTGKRLLQWQASSQPQEYWLIDPLEGRLDPANHYGRRVIASIADWLALHPAQPRAPWAPELELLADTAQQCVTEYLDEHFGEAQVAQRIPELLPENGQLFVGNSLIVRLIDAFAQLPAGYPVYSNRGASGIDGLISTAAGVQRATAKPTLAIVGDLSALYDLNALALLRHCSAPTVFIVVNNNGGQIFSMLPTPEAERERFYLMPQDVEFQHAAAMFKLAYAQPQSWDDLVDAVQQGWRRTGATLIELQVSPSEGAETLGDLLAQVKAL; translated from the coding sequence ATGTCGACAAGTGTATTTAACCGCCACTGGGCCGCGTTGTTACTGGAGGCGTTAACCCGCCACGGTGTTCGCCATATCTGTATTGCTCCCGGCTCCCGTTCTACGCCACTGACGCTTGCGGCGGCGGCTAATTCCCAGCTTATTTGTCATACGCATTTTGATGAGCGTGGCTTGGGCCATTTAGCGCTTGGGCTGGCGAAAGCTTCCGGCGAACCGGTTGCCGTTATCGTCACATCGGGCACGGCGGTTGCGAATCTGTACCCTGCTCTGATTGAGGCGGGCCTGACCGGCGAACGTCTGGTTATGCTGACCGCCGATCGTCCGCCAGAGCTTATCGACTGCGGCGCCAATCAGGCCATTCGTCAAAACGGCATTTTTGCATCTCATCCTAAACAAACTCTGAACCTGCCAAGGCCGACGCCTGATATTCCCGCTCGCTGGCTGGCTTCGGCCATTGATAGCGCGATGGCGCAGCTGAGCCATGGTGCATTGCATGTGAACTGTCCTTTTGCTGAACCGCTGTATGGTGATGACGATGGTTCCGCCGATGCGTGGTCGAAAACGCTGGGCGAATGGTGGCAAGATCCTCGTCCGTGGCTGCGTGAGACAGATCTGCATGCGCGCACTGCGGTAAAACAGCCCGACTGGTTTTACTGGCGGCAAAAACGCGGTGTGATCTTAGCGGGCAGAATGAGCGCCGAAGAGGGCGATCAAGTTTCTCAATGGGCTGAACTGCTCGGCTGGCCGCTGATTGGCGATGTTTTATCGCAGAGCGGTCAACCTTTGCCGTGTGCGGATTTATGGCTGGCCAACCCAAAAGCTCAGGCATTATTGGAGCAGGCGCAGGTGGTTATCCAGTTCGGCAGTAGCCTGACGGGCAAGCGTCTGTTGCAGTGGCAGGCAAGCAGCCAACCGCAAGAATATTGGCTGATTGATCCGTTAGAAGGGCGATTGGATCCTGCGAATCACTATGGTCGCCGCGTGATCGCGTCTATCGCGGATTGGTTGGCGCTGCACCCCGCGCAGCCACGTGCTCCGTGGGCACCGGAGCTGGAACTGTTGGCAGATACTGCCCAGCAGTGCGTGACTGAATATCTGGATGAGCATTTTGGCGAGGCGCAGGTGGCGCAGCGCATCCCTGAATTATTGCCTGAGAATGGTCAGCTGTTCGTCGGTAATAGCCTGATTGTTCGACTGATTGATGCGTTTGCCCAACTTCCTGCTGGGTATCCGGTTTATAGCAACCGTGGCGCAAGCGGCATCGATGGGTTGATTTCTACTGCGGCGGGCGTACAGCGCGCCACGGCGAAACCGACGCTGGCGATCGTTGGCGATCTCTCCGCGCTTTACGATCTCAATGCCTTAGCGCTTTTGCGCCACTGTTCTGCGCCGACGGTATTTATCGTGGTAAATAACAATGGCGGACAGATTTTCTCTATGCTGCCAACGCCAGAAGCTGAGCGTGAACGCTTTTATCTGATGCCGCAGGACGTGGAGTTCCAGCATGCCGCCGCGATGTTCAAACTGGCCTATGCCCAGCCACAAAGTTGGGATGATCTGGTTGATGCGGTGCAGCAAGGCTGGCGTCGTACGGGGGCCACGCTCATTGAGCTGCAGGTTTCTCCTAGTGAAGGCGCGGAAACGCTGGGCGATCTGCTTGCTCAGGTAAAAGCGCTGTGA
- the menC gene encoding o-succinylbenzoate synthase: MRQVTLYRYSLPMDAGVILRNQRLKTRDGLIVCLREGEQEGWGEIAPLPEFSDETLEQAQEAALADLQQWAAGQQLTDNALPSVAFGLSCALAELSGLLPTEANYRKAPLCSGDPDELFAVLQAIPGEKVAKVKVGLYEAVRDGMVVNVLLEALPDLKLRLDANRSWTRAKADGFAKYVNPEWRNRIAFLEEPCKTRDESRDFARQTGIAIAWDESVREPDFRVEAEEGVAAIVIKPTLTGSLQRCQQLISQAHQVGLDAVISSSIESSLGLTQLAHVAAWLTPNTVPGLDTLDLMQAQLIRPWPENSLPLQDVSSLDVVWRS, from the coding sequence ATGCGACAGGTCACACTTTACCGTTACAGCCTGCCTATGGATGCAGGCGTCATTCTGCGCAACCAGCGGCTAAAAACTCGTGACGGGTTGATAGTGTGCCTGCGCGAGGGTGAACAGGAAGGTTGGGGCGAAATCGCCCCTTTGCCTGAGTTTAGTGATGAGACGCTCGAACAGGCACAGGAAGCTGCGCTGGCTGATTTGCAGCAGTGGGCCGCAGGTCAGCAGCTAACTGACAATGCGCTACCTTCAGTGGCGTTTGGTTTGAGCTGCGCGTTGGCTGAGCTTTCAGGCTTGCTGCCAACGGAAGCTAACTATCGCAAAGCGCCTCTGTGCTCCGGCGACCCTGACGAACTGTTTGCGGTGCTGCAAGCTATTCCCGGCGAGAAAGTGGCCAAGGTGAAAGTCGGTTTGTACGAAGCGGTACGCGACGGCATGGTGGTTAACGTGCTGCTCGAAGCGCTGCCCGATCTGAAACTGCGTTTGGATGCCAACCGCAGCTGGACACGGGCTAAAGCCGATGGATTTGCCAAATATGTGAATCCTGAATGGCGCAACCGTATCGCGTTTCTGGAAGAACCGTGCAAAACCCGCGATGAGTCGCGTGATTTTGCGCGCCAAACCGGCATTGCGATTGCGTGGGATGAAAGCGTGCGTGAGCCCGATTTTCGCGTTGAAGCCGAAGAGGGCGTGGCGGCCATTGTGATTAAACCGACCTTAACCGGCAGTTTGCAGCGCTGTCAGCAGCTAATTTCACAGGCGCATCAAGTGGGGCTAGACGCGGTGATTAGCTCCAGCATCGAGTCTAGCCTTGGTCTAACTCAACTGGCGCACGTGGCGGCATGGTTGACGCCGAATACGGTACCCGGTTTGGATACGTTAGATTTGATGCAGGCGCAGCTTATCCGCCCTTGGCCGGAAAACAGCTTGCCGTTGCAGGACGTTTCTTCATTAGATGTGGTATGGCGTTCTTAG
- the menB gene encoding 1,4-dihydroxy-2-naphthoyl-CoA synthase, whose amino-acid sequence MLYPSEQELYAPIEWQDCSADFEDILYHKSADGIAKITINRPQVRNAFRPQTVKEMIQAMSDARYDDHIGTIILTGAGDKAFCSGGDQKVRGDYGGYKDASGTHHLNVLDFQRQIRTCPKPVVAAVAGYSIGGGHVLHMMCDLTIAAENAVFGQTGPKVGSFDGGWGASYMARIVGQKKAREIWFLCRQYNAQEALDMGLVNTVVPLADLEKETVRWCREMLRNSPMALRCLKAALNADCDGQAGLQELAGNATMLFYMTDEGQEGRNAFNEKREPDFSKFKRNP is encoded by the coding sequence ATGCTGTATCCAAGCGAACAAGAGCTGTATGCACCGATTGAGTGGCAGGACTGCTCTGCTGATTTTGAAGATATTCTCTACCATAAATCGGCAGACGGTATCGCTAAAATCACCATCAACCGCCCGCAGGTGCGCAACGCTTTCCGCCCTCAGACGGTTAAAGAGATGATTCAGGCCATGTCTGATGCGCGCTATGACGACCATATCGGCACCATCATTCTAACCGGCGCAGGCGATAAAGCGTTTTGCTCCGGCGGTGACCAAAAGGTTCGCGGCGACTACGGCGGCTATAAAGATGCCAGCGGCACTCATCACCTGAACGTGCTGGATTTCCAGCGTCAGATCCGTACCTGTCCTAAACCCGTTGTGGCGGCGGTAGCGGGTTACTCCATCGGTGGCGGTCACGTGCTGCACATGATGTGCGATTTGACCATTGCAGCAGAAAATGCGGTCTTTGGTCAGACCGGGCCTAAAGTCGGTTCCTTCGACGGTGGCTGGGGTGCTTCTTATATGGCGCGTATCGTCGGCCAGAAAAAAGCACGCGAAATCTGGTTCCTGTGCCGTCAGTACAACGCACAAGAAGCGTTGGATATGGGCTTGGTTAACACCGTGGTGCCTTTAGCCGATCTGGAAAAAGAAACCGTGCGCTGGTGTCGTGAAATGCTGCGCAATAGCCCAATGGCGCTGCGCTGCCTGAAAGCTGCCTTGAACGCAGACTGCGACGGTCAAGCCGGTCTACAAGAGTTGGCAGGTAACGCAACCATGCTGTTCTACATGACCGATGAAGGTCAGGAAGGGCGCAACGCGTTTAACGAAAAACGTGAACCCGATTTCTCTAAATTCAAGCGTAATCCGTAA
- a CDS encoding molecular chaperone yields the protein MNLSKKVVVPMLIGLFIAASGAQAAVRPSLTRIVALESDKETPIKLINDDKSHDYLVQSWIEDQQGNDKGLPLILTPPLFKISAGREGRLRMVILPGKIPQDRESVYWLWIQEIPPVSKSKENQLQLAVRTRLKVFVRPTDLKEKSADTLKALTWQVSHDGGKAWLVAKNPTEYYASFSELSVSNAGKQLPISGKNTMVPAKGEARYTLPAGVAGSGQLNYSLINDFGGDTPILHQTVTF from the coding sequence ATGAATTTAAGCAAAAAAGTTGTGGTACCTATGCTCATAGGTCTTTTTATCGCTGCCAGCGGCGCTCAGGCCGCAGTACGCCCATCCTTGACGCGCATTGTTGCACTTGAAAGCGACAAAGAAACACCGATTAAACTTATTAATGATGATAAAAGCCATGATTACTTAGTGCAGTCGTGGATTGAAGATCAGCAAGGTAACGATAAAGGTTTGCCGCTAATTTTGACTCCGCCGTTATTCAAAATTAGTGCCGGACGAGAAGGGCGACTGCGGATGGTGATATTGCCAGGAAAAATACCGCAGGATCGTGAGTCAGTATATTGGCTGTGGATCCAAGAAATTCCGCCCGTTAGCAAAAGCAAAGAAAATCAATTACAGCTGGCCGTCCGTACGCGATTGAAAGTGTTTGTACGTCCAACCGATTTGAAAGAGAAATCGGCGGATACGCTAAAAGCGCTGACATGGCAGGTCAGCCATGACGGCGGAAAGGCATGGTTGGTAGCGAAAAACCCGACTGAATATTACGCAAGTTTCTCTGAGCTATCCGTGAGCAACGCAGGTAAGCAGCTGCCTATATCTGGAAAAAATACGATGGTGCCCGCAAAGGGGGAAGCTCGTTATACGTTACCCGCTGGCGTGGCTGGAAGTGGCCAGCTCAATTATTCTTTGATTAATGATTTTGGTGGTGACACACCGATATTGCATCAGACAGTGACGTTCTAA
- the menE gene encoding o-succinylbenzoate--CoA ligase, protein MTAKIYPAFTDWPWQHWASHTPEHTALLLESTPVSWRVLSQKIGQLASSFMHQGVTADAIVAVRGKNSAELLLAYLAVLQCGARVLPLNPQLPDALLSELLPQLNVDYGYSPDGEFRWPNGIAVLSASDADPVELPSWQAQRLATLTLTSGSTGMPKAAAHSFQAHLSSAAGVLSLMPLEQDDSWLLSLPLFHVSGQGIVWRWLLAGASLAVRNMHPLDEALRGCTHASLVPTQLWRLLNQPETTLTLKDVLLGGAMIPVDLTQQAEARGIRCWCGYGLTEMASTVCAKRADALPGVGLPLTGRELMLADGEILLRGDNMASGYWRDGHLFPLADADGWFHTRDRGEMQNGELRIIGRLDNLFFSGGEGIQPEDVERVLLTHPDIQQAFVLPVDDCEFGQRPVAVIETREALDLSSLAQWIQGKLARFQQPIRYYLLPEALKQGGIKISRKQIAMWLSNL, encoded by the coding sequence ATGACAGCAAAGATTTATCCTGCGTTTACCGACTGGCCTTGGCAGCACTGGGCCAGTCACACCCCCGAACATACGGCGTTGCTTCTAGAAAGCACGCCGGTGAGTTGGCGGGTTTTGAGTCAAAAGATCGGTCAGTTAGCGTCGAGCTTTATGCACCAAGGCGTCACTGCTGATGCCATCGTCGCCGTTCGCGGCAAGAATAGCGCTGAGCTGCTGCTGGCTTATTTAGCCGTTTTGCAATGTGGTGCACGGGTTCTGCCGCTTAATCCGCAGTTGCCCGACGCTCTGCTGAGCGAACTGTTGCCCCAGCTCAATGTTGATTATGGCTATAGCCCAGACGGTGAGTTCCGCTGGCCAAACGGTATTGCGGTGCTGAGCGCGTCGGATGCTGATCCTGTTGAATTACCGTCGTGGCAAGCGCAGCGCTTAGCAACGCTGACGCTAACCTCAGGGTCAACGGGAATGCCGAAAGCCGCCGCACATAGTTTTCAGGCGCATCTGTCTAGCGCGGCGGGTGTCTTGTCATTGATGCCCTTAGAGCAAGACGATAGCTGGCTGCTTTCATTGCCATTATTCCACGTGTCTGGGCAAGGCATCGTGTGGCGCTGGTTGCTTGCCGGCGCGAGCTTGGCGGTGCGCAATATGCATCCGCTGGATGAGGCTCTACGTGGCTGTACTCATGCTTCATTAGTGCCGACTCAGCTGTGGCGCTTGCTGAATCAGCCTGAAACGACGTTGACGCTGAAAGACGTTTTGCTCGGTGGTGCGATGATCCCGGTTGATTTAACCCAGCAGGCGGAAGCTCGTGGTATCCGCTGCTGGTGTGGTTATGGTTTGACCGAGATGGCGTCAACCGTGTGTGCTAAACGCGCCGATGCTTTGCCTGGCGTGGGGTTGCCGCTTACGGGGCGTGAACTGATGCTGGCTGACGGCGAGATCCTACTGCGGGGCGATAACATGGCATCGGGTTACTGGCGCGATGGGCATTTATTCCCCTTAGCCGACGCGGACGGTTGGTTTCATACCCGCGATCGCGGCGAGATGCAAAATGGTGAGTTGAGAATTATTGGCCGACTCGACAACCTGTTTTTCAGCGGTGGCGAGGGCATTCAGCCAGAAGATGTCGAACGTGTTCTGCTGACTCACCCCGATATTCAGCAGGCGTTTGTGCTGCCGGTGGACGATTGTGAGTTTGGTCAGCGGCCAGTTGCGGTTATTGAAACCCGAGAAGCGCTGGATTTGTCCTCGCTGGCTCAGTGGATTCAAGGAAAGCTAGCCCGTTTCCAACAGCCTATTCGTTACTACCTTCTCCCCGAAGCCCTAAAACAGGGGGGGATTAAAATCTCGCGTAAGCAAATAGCAATGTGGCTATCTAACCTATAG
- a CDS encoding fimbrial protein, with protein sequence MRKRWLAQAVLMSIVVLLGGVIPRMTWAGALRCTINTGGAAPFAPYTRENPIAVDQDTPDYTVVLALDYAQFLPNMRLSCTTDGQEVAAPAGFDGNISLSLSAINDTALDWTGEAQTNNNGIKLKLYIKAVSYNDETLANSYPPAKLATRKFLGVEYPIINGKDDTTLFEFGAQYNADKSLYKFDETHNYAIESMRAELVKLGWIDYSALPVIPAGAHLTFTVDGMSGLATVDVPLGSGVYMAAPSCSLDSAHQTVELGNFNKRSSGAFPQEGAQTQFGIGFTCSSYTNNVEFTFDDANSILKGSDKLVAHSEANGKKLSGIAVSLYDAQGNPVVMGTKQHIGSAQQGANTAYYQAAIVQTAAEISDSSSANFAGKITAKANVTITYY encoded by the coding sequence ATGAGAAAAAGGTGGCTGGCTCAAGCGGTGTTGATGAGCATTGTTGTATTGCTGGGAGGCGTCATTCCGCGCATGACTTGGGCCGGCGCTTTACGCTGCACAATTAACACCGGTGGAGCCGCTCCCTTCGCGCCCTATACTCGTGAAAATCCCATCGCGGTTGATCAAGATACACCCGATTATACCGTCGTGCTTGCTCTCGATTACGCGCAGTTCTTGCCGAACATGAGGCTAAGCTGTACCACTGATGGCCAAGAGGTAGCGGCTCCTGCGGGATTTGATGGCAATATTTCGTTGAGTCTGAGTGCAATCAATGACACTGCGCTGGACTGGACGGGAGAGGCTCAAACCAATAATAACGGTATTAAGCTTAAACTTTATATTAAAGCGGTATCCTATAACGATGAAACGCTGGCAAATAGCTATCCACCCGCTAAATTGGCCACAAGGAAGTTTCTTGGCGTTGAGTATCCTATTATTAACGGCAAAGACGATACCACGCTGTTTGAATTTGGCGCTCAATATAATGCGGATAAAAGTTTATATAAATTTGATGAGACGCATAATTATGCCATTGAGTCCATGCGTGCCGAATTAGTGAAGCTTGGTTGGATAGACTATAGTGCGCTCCCGGTTATTCCAGCCGGTGCACATCTTACTTTTACCGTCGACGGCATGTCAGGTTTGGCGACGGTTGATGTTCCCTTAGGCTCCGGGGTGTATATGGCTGCGCCATCATGCAGTTTAGATTCGGCGCATCAAACGGTTGAGTTAGGCAATTTTAATAAGCGTAGCTCGGGGGCGTTTCCCCAAGAAGGGGCGCAAACACAGTTTGGCATTGGATTTACCTGTAGCAGCTATACCAATAATGTTGAATTTACCTTTGATGATGCCAATTCAATCTTAAAAGGCAGTGATAAATTAGTGGCGCATAGCGAGGCTAACGGGAAAAAACTCAGCGGGATCGCGGTTTCGCTCTATGACGCGCAAGGGAACCCCGTCGTCATGGGAACTAAGCAACATATTGGCAGCGCTCAGCAAGGAGCAAATACGGCTTATTATCAAGCCGCCATTGTGCAAACAGCTGCAGAGATCTCGGATTCTTCTTCTGCTAACTTTGCGGGTAAAATTACCGCCAAAGCGAACGTGACCATTACTTATTATTGA
- the menH gene encoding 2-succinyl-6-hydroxy-2,4-cyclohexadiene-1-carboxylate synthase: MAAQTQAGSSLTLVWLHGFLGEGSEWRDFASQLPEFSHLLVDLPGHGRSAQLCADGFTAVDAALRDTLAHYDISSYALIGYSLGGRVAMYHAAQHPKGLKALLVEGGNPGLKTQAERVARIENDARWAERFRQQPMSDVLQAWYQQPVFAELSEHERHRLITLRAAQNGEPLATMLESTSLGKQPRLTAQLKTLAVPFIYLCGERDAKFQQLAAESDLPVRVITDAGHNAHRANPDEFVAQVRDFFTPLL; this comes from the coding sequence ATTGCGGCTCAAACGCAGGCGGGATCTTCTCTGACTTTAGTCTGGTTGCATGGTTTTCTGGGCGAAGGCAGCGAGTGGCGAGATTTTGCCTCTCAGCTGCCCGAGTTTTCACATCTGCTGGTTGATCTCCCCGGCCACGGTCGTTCGGCGCAGCTCTGCGCAGACGGTTTTACCGCCGTCGATGCCGCTTTGCGTGACACCTTGGCGCATTATGATATTTCATCCTATGCGCTTATTGGCTATTCATTGGGCGGGCGGGTGGCGATGTACCACGCAGCCCAGCATCCCAAAGGATTAAAAGCCTTGCTGGTGGAAGGCGGTAATCCGGGGCTGAAAACGCAAGCTGAGCGGGTGGCCAGAATTGAAAACGACGCACGCTGGGCCGAGCGTTTTCGGCAACAGCCGATGTCGGATGTTCTTCAGGCATGGTATCAGCAGCCAGTATTTGCCGAGCTGAGTGAACATGAGCGTCACCGTTTGATTACATTACGCGCGGCGCAGAACGGCGAGCCTTTGGCTACAATGCTTGAGTCAACGTCGTTGGGCAAACAGCCGCGACTTACCGCGCAGCTAAAAACGCTGGCGGTTCCGTTTATCTATTTATGCGGCGAGCGTGACGCTAAGTTTCAGCAGCTTGCCGCCGAATCTGATTTGCCGGTACGTGTTATTACAGACGCCGGACATAACGCACATCGCGCCAATCCTGACGAGTTTGTTGCTCAGGTGCGCGACTTTTTTACCCCACTTCTTTAA
- a CDS encoding fimbrial protein, which produces MKYKLLVLSMLAASSFSALASDGDITFVGTVSASACTLKGFNGDTVTSDAAMTLPTVTPSSFNSAFGYAGMMDFTIDLKDCDKTTLSNAEVTFSGSPDAVDNNILKNGSSSNPATGVGVALLENDGTTLVDINGGKPSKPQALSTGNTTLRFKVAYKANTSTPEVSAGSVTAKTFIDIMYN; this is translated from the coding sequence ATGAAATATAAGCTTTTAGTTTTATCAATGTTAGCAGCAAGTTCATTCTCTGCGCTTGCCTCTGATGGCGATATTACCTTCGTGGGAACAGTATCTGCTTCGGCATGTACGTTAAAGGGTTTCAATGGAGATACGGTAACATCTGATGCCGCAATGACACTCCCCACGGTAACACCATCTTCGTTTAATTCTGCATTTGGCTATGCAGGGATGATGGATTTTACGATTGACCTTAAAGACTGTGATAAGACCACGTTAAGCAATGCGGAGGTAACGTTCAGCGGTTCACCCGATGCGGTTGATAATAATATTCTGAAAAATGGAAGCAGCTCAAACCCAGCAACAGGCGTTGGTGTAGCCTTGCTGGAGAATGATGGTACTACGCTGGTTGATATTAACGGTGGCAAACCTTCTAAGCCACAGGCTTTATCAACAGGTAATACAACATTGCGTTTCAAAGTTGCCTACAAGGCTAATACCTCTACTCCGGAAGTCAGTGCGGGTAGTGTAACGGCAAAAACTTTCATTGATATTATGTATAACTAA
- a CDS encoding fimbria/pilus outer membrane usher protein: MRIHFLFIMRFIIIVSAFFSLHAIASEEKNSISTDSAEFDADFLRKNTQEIPQQFYHPDQIEPGTNTVDIVLNGHSVFKTKVEFISMSKNKSAEPCLTFALLHQIRLDHELPEQGKSASETCYDLVAKWPDAKVKYDAAMQQLIITAPQAAMNVATQSEMIDPSLWDKGVNALRLGYSSYVYHTENHNSNSSDNDSSDTAYLSLNSGVNLGDWRFYSFDTFNKSELGWEQNHDRAYAERDIASLVSRFTVGDVYASTSSDVLGILPVRGMTLETNNQMLPADTFSYSPVIRGVARTNARVVIRQRGNIIYSQTVAPGSFAIHDLNNGQIGADLDVTVEESDGSKQQFTVPYTSLPDMLRPGTWRYGLSAGRYRDDSLSYNPLVVQGNLQYGFDRLTLSDLIVAGEGYQSTALSAAFNLGYLGSVSLDWAFERHQKASDGDPQSFNDDTAYRIGDSGRALRLLYARRFDSTDTSLQLMGYRYQSASFMDFPEYASWRWGNDDSRYQRKSEIQATLNQGLGEFGNGYFTLQRDNYYDSSAADTSLTMGYSFNIGSANIGMSYNYQMNSSSGSDVDPNRQFSLNVSVPWDLGEKRSRNVSFSTSSSNHSGDTQMATVSGSELDNALSYALSAQHNSDGYSPIASMAYRNSVANMSASASMGQGSRQYSAGLSGGVVAYSGGVVLSQMLGDTIAIVETPGAQNISIEGQPGVSTNRWGLAVVPSISPYRDNALSLDSRHADDNVELLDSGDNVVPTHGAVVVRRFQTKVGRRAIVMLSLTNGKPAPFGASVWQGKEQVGMVADNGLLYLNGILADGDTTLHVTLENESQCQFVLPAAKDSSEPWYQQINAICG; encoded by the coding sequence ATGAGGATTCATTTTTTATTCATAATGAGATTTATCATTATTGTCTCTGCTTTTTTTTCATTGCATGCAATTGCCAGCGAAGAAAAAAATTCGATTTCAACGGATAGTGCTGAATTTGACGCTGATTTTTTACGCAAAAATACGCAAGAAATACCGCAGCAGTTTTATCATCCTGATCAAATTGAACCAGGAACGAATACCGTCGATATTGTTTTGAATGGGCACTCCGTGTTTAAAACAAAAGTCGAATTTATTTCCATGTCAAAAAATAAAAGCGCTGAGCCGTGTTTAACATTTGCGCTATTACATCAAATAAGACTCGATCATGAATTGCCTGAACAAGGAAAAAGTGCGAGTGAAACATGTTATGACCTTGTCGCTAAGTGGCCTGATGCAAAAGTAAAATACGACGCTGCTATGCAGCAACTTATTATCACGGCGCCACAGGCTGCAATGAATGTGGCAACCCAAAGTGAAATGATTGACCCTTCTTTGTGGGACAAGGGAGTCAATGCGCTACGTTTAGGTTATTCCAGCTACGTTTATCATACCGAAAATCACAATAGTAACAGCTCTGACAATGACAGCAGCGATACGGCATATCTAAGCCTGAATTCTGGTGTGAATCTGGGTGACTGGCGTTTTTATAGCTTTGATACTTTTAATAAATCTGAATTGGGTTGGGAGCAAAACCACGATCGCGCCTATGCAGAACGCGATATTGCCTCACTGGTTTCTCGCTTCACCGTCGGCGATGTTTATGCCAGCACATCAAGCGATGTGTTAGGTATTTTACCCGTGCGAGGCATGACGCTTGAGACCAATAATCAGATGCTGCCTGCCGATACTTTCAGCTACTCACCGGTTATCCGTGGTGTTGCACGAACCAATGCGCGAGTCGTGATCCGCCAGCGTGGAAATATTATTTATAGCCAAACGGTGGCACCGGGTAGTTTTGCTATTCATGACTTAAATAATGGGCAAATTGGGGCTGATTTAGATGTCACGGTTGAGGAGAGTGATGGGAGCAAGCAGCAATTTACCGTTCCTTATACATCACTGCCGGATATGTTGAGGCCAGGAACATGGCGCTATGGTTTGAGCGCGGGCCGGTATCGAGATGATAGTCTTTCTTATAATCCCCTAGTAGTGCAAGGAAACTTGCAGTACGGCTTTGATAGATTGACGTTAAGCGACCTTATTGTTGCCGGTGAAGGATACCAATCAACCGCGTTGAGTGCTGCTTTCAACCTCGGTTACTTGGGCAGCGTATCGCTAGATTGGGCCTTTGAGCGCCATCAAAAAGCATCAGATGGCGATCCACAATCGTTTAATGATGACACCGCGTATCGAATCGGCGATAGCGGGAGAGCACTGCGGTTGCTGTATGCACGCCGTTTCGACAGCACGGATACGTCATTGCAATTAATGGGCTATCGCTACCAATCTGCTAGTTTTATGGATTTCCCTGAGTACGCCAGTTGGCGCTGGGGAAATGATGACTCGCGCTACCAGCGTAAAAGCGAAATTCAAGCCACGCTTAATCAGGGGCTTGGCGAGTTTGGTAACGGCTATTTTACGCTGCAACGCGATAATTATTATGATTCAAGTGCCGCTGATACGTCATTAACGATGGGATATAGCTTTAACATCGGCTCAGCGAATATTGGCATGAGCTATAACTACCAGATGAATTCCAGTTCAGGTAGTGATGTCGATCCCAACCGTCAGTTCTCATTGAATGTGTCTGTGCCTTGGGATTTGGGTGAAAAAAGAAGCCGTAATGTGTCGTTTAGCACCAGTAGCAGCAATCATTCCGGTGATACCCAGATGGCAACGGTATCAGGGTCTGAGCTGGATAACGCATTAAGCTACGCACTTTCGGCTCAGCATAACAGCGACGGGTATTCGCCTATAGCGTCGATGGCTTACCGTAATAGCGTCGCCAATATGAGTGCGAGCGCAAGCATGGGGCAGGGAAGCCGGCAATATTCTGCCGGGCTTTCTGGCGGGGTAGTTGCCTATAGCGGAGGGGTGGTTTTATCTCAGATGTTGGGGGATACCATCGCCATCGTTGAAACGCCAGGGGCACAAAATATCAGCATAGAAGGACAACCGGGTGTATCGACAAACCGTTGGGGGTTAGCGGTTGTGCCATCAATTTCGCCTTATCGAGATAATGCGCTGTCGCTAGATTCTCGTCATGCTGATGATAACGTTGAGTTACTGGACTCGGGCGACAATGTGGTTCCTACGCATGGTGCCGTTGTGGTTCGTCGTTTCCAGACAAAGGTTGGGCGCAGGGCGATCGTGATGTTATCACTGACTAACGGTAAACCAGCCCCCTTTGGTGCCAGTGTATGGCAAGGGAAGGAGCAGGTTGGCATGGTTGCTGATAATGGATTGCTGTATCTGAATGGGATCTTGGCCGATGGCGATACAACATTGCATGTGACATTGGAGAATGAAAGTCAGTGCCAATTTGTTTTGCCTGCGGCAAAAGATTCTTCTGAACCTTGGTATCAACAAATCAACGCGATTTGTGGCTAA